The Lycium barbarum isolate Lr01 chromosome 9, ASM1917538v2, whole genome shotgun sequence genome has a segment encoding these proteins:
- the LOC132609581 gene encoding F-box/kelch-repeat protein SKIP25-like isoform X2 → MNNSIITTTTAIKRHKIHHHHDHDHDDHQYLIPGLPDHIAQICLNLVNPFTLFSTCHSWRKLIHSPSFPPYLSLYALLLPPKSSTDETKHSAYFSNSVEFACFDPVSSKWQQLPPPPPDPPLRLLVKHPSFIARNLPIQLVSVSGNLILLAATGDQFSPAISRPLIFNPRARKWSYGPRLAAPRRWCAAGTLGNAVYVASGVGSHYNPEIARSVVKWDLDESNRNGVHEPRYCYCNHTCTRGIKSGWKWEEMSGLKDGKFSREAIDAIGWKGKLCMVNVKGDAAKEGIIYNVGNDTWQEMPEGMLVGWRGPAVAMAEETIYMVDESKGALRRYDEERDVWVEIVENEMLKGAEHVAAGGGRVCVVGGGGGIAVVDVVADPPRLVVVETPVGVQVLNIHILPRMSQLADFESTEQG, encoded by the coding sequence ATGAATAACTCtatcatcaccaccaccaccgccATCAAACGTCATAAAATCCACCACCACCACGACCATGACCATGATGATCATCAGTACTTGATCCCTGGACTTCCCGATCATATCGCTCAAATTTGTTTGAATCTCGTCAATCCTTTTACGCTTTTTTCCACTTGCCATTCATGGCGTAAACTTATCCACTCACCTTCTTTTCCTCCATATTTGTCTCTATATGCTTTGCTATTACCTCCAAAATCATCAACAGATGAAACAAAACATTCAGCGTATTTTAGCAATTCAGTAGAATTTGCCTGTTTCGATCCAGTTTCATCGAAATGGCAGCAACTTCCTCCACCACCACCGGACCCGCCCCTTCGCCTCCTGGTTAAACACCCTTCATTTATTGCCAGAAATCTTCCAATTCAATTGGTGAGCGTTTCTGGCAACTTAATTCTCCTCGCAGCGACCGGGGACCAGTTTTCCCCGGCAATTTCTCGCCCTCTGATTTTCAACCCGAGGGCGAGAAAATGGAGCTATGGTCCCCGGCTCGCCGCGCCGCGCAGGTGGTGCGCGGCGGGCACGTTGGGGAATGCGGTGTATGTGGCAAGTGGAGTTGGGTCCCACTATAACCCCGAGATAGCTCGGTCAGTTGTGAAGTGGGACCTAGATGAGAGTAATAGAAACGGGGTTCACGAGCCCCGTTACTGTTACTGCAACCACACATGTACACGTGGCATAAAAAGTggatggaaatgggaagaaatgaGTGGGTTAAAAGATGGGAAGTTTAGCAGGGAAGCAATTGATGCTATTGGATGGAAAGGGAAATTGTGTATGGTCAATGTGAAAGGTGATGCAGCTAAAGAAGGGATAATATATAATGTGGGAAATGACACGTGGCAAGAGATGCCGGAGGGTATGCTAGTGGGGTGGAGGGGTCCCGCGGTCGCGATGGCGGAGGAGACAATTTATATGGTGGATGAATCTAAAGGGGCATTGAGGAGATATGATGAAGAGAGGGatgtttgggtggaaatagttgaaAATGAAATGCTTAAAGGTGCGGAACACGTAGCGGCGGGTGGTGGTAGAGTGTGCGTGGTTGGCGGTGGCGGTGGGATAGCGGTGGTGGATGTGGTGGCAGATCCGCCAAGGTTGGTGGTGGTTGAAACTCCGGTAGGGGTTCAAGTTTTGAATATACATATTTTGCCTAGGATGAGTCAATTGGCTGATTTTGAGTCTACAGAACAAG
- the LOC132609581 gene encoding F-box/kelch-repeat protein SKIP25-like isoform X1, with amino-acid sequence MNNSIITTTTAIKRHKIHHHHDHDHDDHQYLIPGLPDHIAQICLNLVNPFTLFSTCHSWRKLIHSPSFPPYLSLYALLLPPKSSTDETKHSAYFSNSVEFACFDPVSSKWQQLPPPPPDPPLRLLVKHPSFIARNLPIQLVSVSGNLILLAATGDQFSPAISRPLIFNPRARKWSYGPRLAAPRRWCAAGTLGNAVYVASGVGSHYNPEIARSVVKWDLDESNRNGVHEPRYCYCNHTCTRGIKSGWKWEEMSGLKDGKFSREAIDAIGWKGKLCMVNVKGDAAKEGIIYNVGNDTWQEMPEGMLVGWRGPAVAMAEETIYMVDESKGALRRYDEERDVWVEIVENEMLKGAEHVAAGGGRVCVVGGGGGIAVVDVVADPPRLVVVETPVGVQVLNIHILPRMSQLADFESTEQGTDTRFGDPPA; translated from the coding sequence ATGAATAACTCtatcatcaccaccaccaccgccATCAAACGTCATAAAATCCACCACCACCACGACCATGACCATGATGATCATCAGTACTTGATCCCTGGACTTCCCGATCATATCGCTCAAATTTGTTTGAATCTCGTCAATCCTTTTACGCTTTTTTCCACTTGCCATTCATGGCGTAAACTTATCCACTCACCTTCTTTTCCTCCATATTTGTCTCTATATGCTTTGCTATTACCTCCAAAATCATCAACAGATGAAACAAAACATTCAGCGTATTTTAGCAATTCAGTAGAATTTGCCTGTTTCGATCCAGTTTCATCGAAATGGCAGCAACTTCCTCCACCACCACCGGACCCGCCCCTTCGCCTCCTGGTTAAACACCCTTCATTTATTGCCAGAAATCTTCCAATTCAATTGGTGAGCGTTTCTGGCAACTTAATTCTCCTCGCAGCGACCGGGGACCAGTTTTCCCCGGCAATTTCTCGCCCTCTGATTTTCAACCCGAGGGCGAGAAAATGGAGCTATGGTCCCCGGCTCGCCGCGCCGCGCAGGTGGTGCGCGGCGGGCACGTTGGGGAATGCGGTGTATGTGGCAAGTGGAGTTGGGTCCCACTATAACCCCGAGATAGCTCGGTCAGTTGTGAAGTGGGACCTAGATGAGAGTAATAGAAACGGGGTTCACGAGCCCCGTTACTGTTACTGCAACCACACATGTACACGTGGCATAAAAAGTggatggaaatgggaagaaatgaGTGGGTTAAAAGATGGGAAGTTTAGCAGGGAAGCAATTGATGCTATTGGATGGAAAGGGAAATTGTGTATGGTCAATGTGAAAGGTGATGCAGCTAAAGAAGGGATAATATATAATGTGGGAAATGACACGTGGCAAGAGATGCCGGAGGGTATGCTAGTGGGGTGGAGGGGTCCCGCGGTCGCGATGGCGGAGGAGACAATTTATATGGTGGATGAATCTAAAGGGGCATTGAGGAGATATGATGAAGAGAGGGatgtttgggtggaaatagttgaaAATGAAATGCTTAAAGGTGCGGAACACGTAGCGGCGGGTGGTGGTAGAGTGTGCGTGGTTGGCGGTGGCGGTGGGATAGCGGTGGTGGATGTGGTGGCAGATCCGCCAAGGTTGGTGGTGGTTGAAACTCCGGTAGGGGTTCAAGTTTTGAATATACATATTTTGCCTAGGATGAGTCAATTGGCTGATTTTGAGTCTACAGAACAAG